From Enterococcus mediterraneensis, the proteins below share one genomic window:
- a CDS encoding deoxynucleoside kinase, with translation MSVIVLAGTIGAGKSSLTAMLSDHLKSEAFYESVDDNEVLPLFYADPNKYAFLLQIYFLNKRFDLIKRALSNENNVLDRSIYEDSLLFHLNADLGRATETEVRVYDELLSNMLEELPYAAHKKHPDLLVHIRVSFETMLARIQKRGREYEQLEFDPSLYDYYKELNRRYDQWFEDYNESPKIQIDGDKYNFVEDPQAAEEVLKMIDDKIAETRSLQTAI, from the coding sequence ATGAGCGTGATAGTTTTAGCGGGTACGATAGGTGCGGGAAAATCCAGTTTAACAGCAATGTTATCTGATCATTTAAAAAGTGAAGCTTTTTATGAATCAGTAGATGATAATGAAGTATTGCCTTTGTTTTATGCAGATCCCAATAAATATGCCTTTTTGCTGCAAATATATTTTTTGAATAAACGGTTTGATTTGATCAAACGAGCATTGAGCAATGAGAACAATGTATTGGATCGTTCGATCTATGAAGATTCATTATTATTTCATTTAAACGCGGATCTGGGCCGGGCAACAGAAACCGAAGTCCGTGTGTATGATGAATTATTGTCAAATATGCTGGAGGAGCTTCCCTACGCTGCCCATAAAAAACATCCCGATTTGTTAGTGCATATCCGTGTTTCTTTTGAAACGATGTTGGCGCGAATCCAAAAACGCGGACGTGAATATGAACAATTAGAATTTGATCCATCTTTATATGACTACTATAAAGAATTGAACCGTCGCTACGATCAATGGTTTGAAGATTATAATGAAAGTCCAAAAATCCAAATCGACGGCGACAAATACAATTTTGTTGAAGACCCGCAAGCAGCAGAAGAAGTGCTGAAAATGATCGATGACAAGATCGCGGAAACTCGCAGTTTACAGACTGCTATTTGA
- the mvk gene encoding mevalonate kinase has product MKTTGEGIANGKIILMGEHSVIYGEPAIAFPFKATSIRATIKKSREDALFSVYYNGELANAPSSLNNIKQLIQTLKEAFGTPELALTLESTIPAERGMGSSAAVAVATTRAFFDWLELPLDESTLLTYVNQSEKIAHGNPSGIDAAATSGDQPIYFRKGEPFQNFNLNIDAYLIVADTGVKGKTRDTVREVARAFEQNPKETKKYIEELGHLAQEAKLAISQNQPMILGRVMNQAQEALQTLQVSDQTLDHLIATARSSGALGAKLTGGGRGGCMIALAADYQQARLISEKLSEQGAKATWIQELGVCQYV; this is encoded by the coding sequence ATGAAGACAACTGGCGAGGGGATTGCCAATGGGAAAATCATTCTAATGGGCGAGCATTCCGTCATTTATGGAGAGCCGGCGATCGCCTTCCCTTTTAAAGCAACAAGTATCCGAGCGACCATCAAAAAAAGTCGTGAAGATGCCTTATTTTCTGTTTACTACAATGGAGAGTTGGCAAACGCGCCGAGCTCATTGAATAATATCAAACAATTGATCCAAACACTAAAGGAAGCATTTGGTACACCTGAGCTTGCTTTGACTTTGGAAAGTACGATCCCGGCTGAACGCGGGATGGGATCAAGTGCGGCGGTTGCAGTTGCGACGACACGCGCCTTTTTTGACTGGCTTGAACTTCCACTGGATGAATCTACTCTGTTGACCTATGTCAATCAATCAGAAAAAATCGCCCATGGCAATCCCAGCGGTATCGATGCTGCGGCTACCAGCGGCGATCAGCCTATCTATTTTCGTAAAGGCGAGCCGTTCCAAAATTTCAATTTGAATATCGATGCTTATCTGATCGTAGCCGACACTGGCGTAAAGGGGAAAACACGTGATACTGTTCGAGAAGTCGCACGTGCTTTTGAACAAAATCCCAAGGAAACAAAAAAATATATTGAAGAATTGGGACATTTAGCCCAAGAAGCAAAACTTGCCATCAGCCAAAATCAGCCAATGATATTGGGTCGTGTCATGAATCAGGCTCAAGAAGCTTTACAAACATTGCAAGTCAGTGATCAAACATTGGATCATTTGATTGCCACTGCCCGATCTTCAGGTGCTTTAGGAGCCAAATTGACTGGCGGCGGACGTGGCGGTTGTATGATCGCTTTGGCAGCTGACTATCAGCAAGCCCGATTGATTTCAGAAAAATTAAGCGAACAAGGCGCAAAAGCGACTTGGATCCAAGAATTAGGAGTTTGCCAATATGTATGA
- the mvaD gene encoding diphosphomevalonate decarboxylase encodes MYEGKARAYTNIALIKYWGKKDEELILPMNNSLSLTLDGFYTETSVIFAEEFSQDEFFLDGIKQNAAATQKVSRFLSLVRQQADCSLYAKVTSKNFVPTAAGLASSASGLAALAGACNEALQMNLSEKDLSRLARRGSGSACRSIFGGFVEWEKGISDATSFAQPIASDHWEDELAMIFILINDQQKDISSRDGMKRTVATSSFYPGWLDSVDEDLQKIKEAIQKKDFQGLGEIAEGNALKMHGTTLAAVPPFTYWSPQSLTAMNMVRSIRNDGLPCYFTMDAGPNVKVLCERKNAAAIVEQLQTVFDSGQLVTAYAGPGIQTFKGADK; translated from the coding sequence ATGTATGAAGGAAAAGCCCGTGCCTATACCAACATCGCACTGATCAAGTATTGGGGCAAAAAAGACGAAGAATTGATCTTACCAATGAACAACAGTTTATCATTGACATTAGACGGATTTTACACAGAAACTAGTGTCATTTTTGCTGAAGAGTTTTCTCAAGATGAATTTTTTCTTGATGGAATCAAACAAAATGCGGCGGCAACACAAAAAGTCAGCCGCTTTTTATCATTGGTCCGTCAACAGGCAGACTGCTCTCTTTATGCAAAAGTGACTAGTAAAAATTTCGTGCCCACAGCAGCCGGCTTGGCTTCTTCCGCAAGCGGTCTAGCAGCATTGGCTGGCGCTTGCAACGAAGCACTTCAGATGAATCTGTCGGAAAAAGACTTATCCCGCTTGGCGCGCCGCGGCTCAGGATCAGCTTGCCGCAGTATCTTTGGCGGTTTTGTGGAATGGGAAAAAGGAATTTCTGACGCGACGTCTTTCGCCCAACCGATTGCCAGCGATCATTGGGAAGATGAACTAGCTATGATCTTTATTTTGATCAATGACCAGCAAAAAGATATTTCCAGCCGTGATGGCATGAAACGCACAGTAGCTACTTCCAGTTTTTATCCCGGCTGGCTTGACAGTGTCGATGAAGATCTGCAAAAAATCAAAGAAGCGATCCAGAAAAAAGATTTCCAAGGACTAGGTGAGATCGCTGAAGGGAACGCTTTGAAAATGCACGGCACGACATTGGCTGCCGTCCCTCCTTTTACCTATTGGTCGCCGCAAAGTCTGACCGCCATGAATATGGTACGTTCGATCAGAAATGATGGATTGCCTTGTTATTTCACCATGGATGCTGGACCAAATGTCAAAGTTCTTTGTGAACGGAAAAATGCGGCAGCGATCGTTGAACAATTACAGACCGTCTTTGACAGTGGGCAGTTGGTCACAGCTTATGCTGGACCCGGAATTCAAACCTTCAAAGGAGCAGACAAATGA
- the rpmI gene encoding 50S ribosomal protein L35 → MPKQKTHRGLAKRVKRTGKGGLKRSRAFTSHRFHGKTKKQRRQLRKASMVSKGDYKRIRQQLARMK, encoded by the coding sequence ATGCCAAAACAAAAAACTCACCGCGGATTAGCAAAACGCGTAAAACGCACTGGTAAAGGCGGATTGAAACGATCTCGTGCGTTTACAAGCCACCGTTTCCACGGAAAAACTAAAAAACAACGCCGTCAATTGCGTAAAGCATCAATGGTTTCTAAGGGCGATTACAAACGTATCCGCCAACAATTAGCCCGCATGAAATAA
- the nox gene encoding H2O-forming NADH oxidase: MTKTVIVGANHAGIAAANTLLDNFDDQEVVMIDRNTNLSYLGCGTALWVGRQIDSYEGLFYTKKEDFEGKGAKIYMETVVEDIDFDKKEIHCASKDGEKFTETYDKLVLATGSVPISPKVPGRELNNIHFLKRFQDGQSVDKELAAENVKNVAVIGAGYIGVEIAEAAKRRGKNVLLFDMAKRSLPSYYDKWFTDDMDKNLADNGIELHLGEVAKEYKGTDKVEAVVTDKGEYPVDLVINAIGFLPNNQLGKDHLELFANGAYLVDRHQQTSDPDVYAVGDCATIYSNALQKTTYIALATNAVRSGLVAGYNIGGADVESEGVQGSNGISIFGFNMVSTGLSVEAAEKNGMKVKYTDYEDLQRPGFMKENAKVKIRIVYEEDSRRIVGAQLSSTEDISMVIHMFSLAIEEQVTIDKLKLLDIFFLPHFNQPYNYITMAALSAE, translated from the coding sequence ATGACAAAAACAGTTATTGTAGGCGCAAATCACGCTGGGATCGCCGCAGCGAATACATTATTGGATAATTTTGACGATCAAGAAGTGGTTATGATCGATCGCAATACGAATCTAAGTTATTTAGGTTGCGGTACTGCATTATGGGTAGGCCGTCAAATCGATTCTTATGAAGGCTTGTTTTATACCAAAAAAGAAGATTTCGAAGGAAAAGGCGCTAAAATTTACATGGAAACCGTTGTGGAAGATATCGATTTTGACAAAAAAGAAATCCACTGCGCAAGTAAAGACGGTGAAAAATTTACTGAAACTTATGACAAATTAGTTTTAGCTACTGGTTCAGTACCAATCTCACCTAAAGTACCTGGTCGTGAGTTGAACAACATCCATTTCTTAAAACGATTCCAAGATGGACAATCTGTGGACAAAGAATTAGCTGCTGAAAATGTAAAAAATGTTGCCGTGATCGGTGCCGGTTATATCGGTGTTGAAATTGCGGAAGCCGCAAAACGCCGCGGCAAAAATGTCTTGCTGTTTGATATGGCAAAACGTTCATTACCAAGCTACTATGATAAATGGTTCACTGACGATATGGATAAAAACCTGGCAGACAACGGTATCGAACTGCATCTTGGTGAAGTAGCGAAAGAATACAAAGGAACAGATAAAGTTGAAGCAGTAGTCACTGATAAGGGCGAATACCCAGTGGATCTAGTGATCAACGCCATCGGTTTCTTGCCGAACAATCAATTAGGCAAAGATCATTTGGAACTTTTTGCAAACGGCGCATACTTAGTCGATCGTCATCAACAAACCAGTGATCCTGACGTTTATGCAGTAGGAGACTGTGCAACGATCTATTCAAACGCATTGCAAAAAACGACTTATATCGCTTTAGCAACAAATGCAGTCCGTTCTGGATTAGTAGCAGGATATAACATCGGCGGTGCGGATGTTGAATCAGAAGGTGTTCAAGGATCGAACGGTATCTCAATCTTTGGTTTCAATATGGTTTCGACTGGTCTGTCTGTAGAAGCTGCTGAGAAAAATGGTATGAAAGTCAAATATACTGATTACGAAGATCTGCAACGTCCAGGATTTATGAAAGAAAACGCCAAAGTGAAAATCCGAATCGTATATGAAGAAGATTCACGTCGAATCGTGGGTGCGCAATTGTCATCAACAGAAGACATTTCAATGGTGATCCACATGTTCTCATTAGCTATCGAAGAACAAGTGACTATCGATAAATTGAAATTACTGGATATCTTCTTCTTGCCGCATTTCAACCAACCATACAACTATATTACAATGGCAGCATTGTCAGCGGAATAA
- a CDS encoding pentapeptide repeat-containing protein: MKKIEPIKPVLSPAEDSDFYLEDEQLFENIYAKNLDYSYLTCKNLIIRDAQLERVTMHKTRLERFECSNVLFKNCDFSNLEWLGASFHQVWFDQCKLIGTNFAESYLRDCTFSNCVATFASFSNTNLKAVKFTDNQLADSEFYEVVWKQLFVENNELTGSNWFRTPLNKLDLTTNTFTKIALSQENLKGLIVNQEQALTIAAGLGLVIE, translated from the coding sequence TTGAAAAAAATCGAGCCCATCAAACCTGTGCTTAGTCCAGCAGAAGATTCAGATTTTTATTTGGAAGATGAGCAGCTCTTTGAAAATATCTACGCAAAAAATCTCGATTACAGCTATTTAACCTGTAAAAATTTGATCATTCGAGATGCTCAATTGGAACGGGTCACAATGCATAAAACACGCTTAGAGCGGTTCGAATGCAGCAATGTCCTCTTCAAAAATTGTGATTTTTCGAATCTAGAGTGGCTTGGTGCCAGCTTTCATCAAGTCTGGTTTGATCAATGTAAACTGATCGGAACAAATTTTGCGGAAAGTTATTTGCGAGACTGTACTTTTTCTAACTGCGTAGCTACCTTTGCGTCTTTCAGCAATACCAACTTAAAAGCTGTCAAATTCACCGACAACCAATTAGCGGACAGTGAATTTTATGAGGTCGTCTGGAAACAGCTTTTTGTAGAGAATAATGAATTGACCGGCAGCAACTGGTTCCGTACGCCTTTAAACAAGCTTGATCTGACTACAAACACCTTCACCAAAATCGCCCTTTCCCAAGAAAATCTGAAAGGTCTGATCGTCAATCAAGAACAGGCATTGACGATTGCTGCAGGTTTAGGTCTGGTGATCGAGTAA
- the infC gene encoding translation initiation factor IF-3, with protein MTIAKDMMVNDGIRARELRLIDQNGEQLGVKTKAEALKIAEQANLDVVLVAPGAKPPVARIMDYGKYRFEQQKKEREARKKQKVINIKEVRLSPTIDINDFNTKLRNARKFLEKGDKVKASIRFKGRAITHKDIGQKVLDRLAEETADIATVEQKAKMDGRSMFLVLAPKGEK; from the coding sequence ATGACCATAGCAAAGGATATGATGGTAAACGACGGCATTCGTGCACGTGAGTTGCGTTTGATCGATCAAAATGGCGAACAATTAGGAGTTAAAACAAAAGCAGAAGCATTAAAAATTGCTGAACAAGCAAATTTGGATGTAGTGCTGGTTGCTCCAGGTGCTAAACCACCAGTTGCGCGAATCATGGATTACGGGAAGTATCGTTTTGAACAACAGAAAAAAGAACGTGAAGCTCGTAAGAAACAAAAAGTGATCAACATCAAAGAAGTTCGCTTAAGTCCAACAATCGACATCAATGATTTCAATACAAAACTGCGTAATGCACGTAAATTCTTGGAAAAAGGTGACAAAGTGAAAGCTTCGATCCGTTTCAAAGGTCGTGCCATTACCCATAAAGATATTGGTCAGAAAGTCCTTGATCGTTTAGCGGAAGAAACTGCCGATATTGCGACAGTTGAACAAAAAGCGAAAATGGACGGACGCAGCATGTTCTTAGTTTTAGCTCCTAAAGGCGAAAAATAA
- the rplT gene encoding 50S ribosomal protein L20: protein MARVKGGTVTRKRRKKVLKLAKGYYGSKHTLFKTAKEQVMNSYNYAYRDRRQKKRDFRKLWIARINAAARMNGLSYSKLMHGLKLAEIDINRKMLADLAVNDAAAFTALADQAKDALAK from the coding sequence ATGGCACGTGTTAAAGGTGGAACAGTAACTCGCAAACGTCGTAAAAAAGTGCTTAAATTAGCGAAAGGTTACTACGGTTCAAAACACACTTTATTTAAAACAGCAAAAGAACAAGTAATGAATTCATACAACTACGCATACCGCGATCGTCGTCAGAAAAAACGCGACTTCCGCAAATTGTGGATTGCTCGTATCAACGCAGCAGCTCGTATGAATGGCTTAAGCTACTCAAAATTGATGCACGGCTTGAAATTAGCTGAAATCGACATCAACCGTAAAATGTTAGCTGACCTTGCTGTCAACGATGCAGCAGCATTTACTGCATTGGCTGACCAAGCAAAAGACG